The Pedobacter cryoconitis genome has a window encoding:
- a CDS encoding GAF domain-containing sensor histidine kinase, which produces MTNNKTPDDLIPTNDEIRLKKLYQYEILDTHSETDFDTIALMAAEIFGTKKAFVTFVDKGHVFVKASSSKIEVDHISRAYGLCSLSIMEDDLTIFYDTHQFPELMKNPYISRPGGVRFYAAAQIRTADGFALGTVCVLDAEPRATVTDHQSKMLLLLSRMVMEKLETRMVNRKIVRAYDDRLHRLAHDMKNPITSISLYAQLLGSREMTSEKVFAMAAKIESSSKGVEKKLNNLLTDARSENSLVELVHEPVIITDLLLQMQQSFELSLIAKNQTLIINNELSVLIYADRERILDVLDNLLSNAMKYSYEGATIVINTSLAEDELIIEFKDEGLGLSEEDMKKLFTKFAKLSAIPTAHEKSYGLGLFIVKMLVESHKGKVWAESEGKNFGSSFFISLPTYKQG; this is translated from the coding sequence ATGACAAATAATAAAACGCCGGATGATCTTATTCCTACGAATGATGAGATCAGATTAAAAAAGCTATACCAATATGAAATTCTGGACACCCATTCTGAAACGGATTTTGATACGATAGCTTTAATGGCGGCCGAAATATTCGGAACTAAGAAAGCTTTTGTAACTTTTGTTGATAAAGGACATGTTTTCGTAAAAGCAAGCAGCAGCAAAATTGAGGTTGACCATATTTCCAGAGCTTACGGCCTTTGCTCACTGAGCATTATGGAGGATGACCTGACTATTTTTTACGACACTCATCAATTTCCGGAGTTAATGAAAAACCCTTATATCTCCAGACCGGGAGGTGTACGGTTTTATGCAGCGGCACAGATCAGAACTGCTGATGGGTTTGCACTGGGTACAGTTTGCGTTTTAGATGCAGAACCCCGGGCCACAGTAACCGATCATCAGTCCAAAATGCTCCTGTTACTTTCCAGAATGGTTATGGAGAAGCTGGAAACCCGCATGGTCAACAGAAAAATTGTAAGAGCTTATGATGACAGGCTGCATCGTCTGGCCCATGATATGAAAAATCCGATTACATCAATTTCATTGTATGCGCAGTTGCTGGGCAGTCGTGAAATGACAAGTGAAAAGGTATTTGCTATGGCCGCCAAAATTGAGAGCTCTTCTAAAGGAGTAGAGAAAAAGCTTAACAATCTGCTAACCGATGCCAGAAGTGAGAATTCGCTTGTTGAACTCGTGCATGAGCCGGTCATTATTACCGACTTGCTTTTACAGATGCAGCAGTCGTTTGAGCTGTCACTTATTGCGAAAAACCAAACTTTAATCATTAACAATGAACTGTCTGTTTTAATATACGCGGACCGGGAACGGATACTGGACGTACTGGACAATTTACTGAGCAATGCCATGAAGTATTCTTATGAAGGAGCTACTATTGTTATCAATACTTCGCTGGCCGAAGACGAATTGATCATTGAGTTCAAAGATGAAGGTCTCGGCCTGAGTGAAGAGGATATGAAAAAGCTATTTACGAAATTCGCAAAATTAAGCGCTATTCCTACAGCACATGAAAAATCTTATGGTTTAGGTTTGTTTATTGTGAAGATGCTTGTGGAAAGCCATAAGGGCAAAGTATGGGCAGAAAGTGAAGGTAAAAACTTTGGAAGCTCTTTTTTCATCTCTCTGCCCACTTATAAACAAGGATAG
- the recJ gene encoding single-stranded-DNA-specific exonuclease RecJ, producing MKKRWVQAVKGKAETTDSLAQQLNIDTSLAEILVQRGILSFQDAKDFFRPQLTQLHDPFLMKDMEKAIARIDLALAAGENIMIYGDYDVDGTTSVALAYSFFSQFTSAIEYYIPDRHKEGYGISTAGIDHAKARGITLIIALDCGIKSNDKIDYANTLGIDFIICDHHLPGDVLPAAIAILDPKRSDCPYPFKELAGCGIGFKLAQAYCLTHNLPAENYERYLDLVMVSIAADIVPVNDENRTLAYYGLIKLNTNPCTGLKALMDSCGKNKDFTITDVVFTLAPRINAAGRMDHGNQAVKMLLCTADTLAAEQSLFINLQNTDRKTTDQNITAEALALIDESEILINKKTTVVYNDQWNKGVIGIVASRLTEKYYRPTIVLTLSNGMLTGSARSVPGYDLYEALLSCADLLEQFGGHKFAAGMTIKPENIEAFAERFETVVAATITENLLCPEILIDNEISLAQIDGKFQRILAQMAPFGPVNPAPVFVSHDVFFVGRPYIVGAKHLKLSIKQQNSSIFETIGFGLAEFEQLLKPDQPFSVCYTIEENVWKEQKRLQLNIKAIEINNQSYK from the coding sequence ATGAAGAAAAGATGGGTGCAGGCCGTAAAGGGTAAAGCAGAAACAACAGATTCGCTTGCACAGCAATTAAATATAGATACAAGTTTAGCTGAAATATTAGTACAACGGGGTATCTTGTCTTTTCAGGATGCTAAAGACTTCTTCAGGCCGCAACTCACGCAATTACATGATCCTTTTTTAATGAAGGATATGGAGAAAGCTATTGCCAGAATCGATCTGGCACTGGCTGCCGGAGAAAATATCATGATTTATGGAGATTATGATGTGGACGGAACAACCTCAGTAGCGCTTGCTTATAGTTTTTTCAGCCAGTTCACTTCTGCGATTGAATACTACATTCCTGACCGGCATAAAGAAGGGTACGGAATTTCTACCGCAGGGATTGATCATGCAAAGGCGCGCGGGATTACCCTGATCATTGCACTGGATTGCGGAATTAAATCAAATGACAAGATTGATTATGCAAATACACTCGGTATAGATTTTATCATTTGTGACCACCATTTGCCGGGCGACGTACTGCCGGCAGCAATCGCCATCCTTGATCCTAAAAGATCAGATTGCCCTTATCCGTTTAAAGAACTTGCTGGCTGTGGAATTGGTTTTAAACTGGCCCAGGCATATTGCCTGACGCACAATCTTCCGGCAGAAAATTACGAAAGATATCTTGATCTGGTTATGGTTTCCATTGCTGCGGATATTGTTCCGGTTAATGATGAGAACCGTACCCTTGCTTATTATGGGCTGATCAAATTAAATACAAACCCTTGCACAGGGCTGAAAGCATTAATGGATAGCTGCGGTAAAAACAAAGATTTTACCATTACCGATGTTGTATTCACTTTAGCACCGCGGATTAATGCCGCCGGACGGATGGATCATGGTAACCAGGCAGTTAAAATGTTATTGTGTACAGCGGATACGCTGGCCGCAGAACAAAGTCTTTTTATTAATTTACAGAATACAGACCGCAAAACAACAGATCAGAATATTACCGCAGAGGCATTGGCATTGATTGATGAATCTGAAATCCTGATCAATAAAAAAACAACGGTAGTTTACAACGACCAATGGAACAAAGGGGTGATTGGTATTGTCGCTTCCCGCCTGACAGAAAAATATTACAGGCCAACCATCGTTTTAACATTATCCAATGGGATGCTGACAGGGTCAGCACGTTCGGTACCAGGTTATGATCTGTATGAAGCGCTTTTAAGTTGTGCGGATTTACTGGAACAATTTGGCGGGCATAAGTTTGCAGCCGGGATGACGATTAAGCCTGAAAACATTGAAGCTTTCGCTGAAAGGTTTGAAACTGTTGTTGCGGCGACCATAACAGAAAATTTACTTTGTCCGGAGATTTTGATTGACAATGAAATTTCATTGGCTCAGATTGATGGCAAGTTTCAGCGTATACTCGCTCAGATGGCACCTTTTGGCCCGGTTAACCCGGCCCCGGTATTTGTAAGCCATGATGTATTTTTCGTGGGAAGACCTTATATTGTAGGGGCAAAACATTTAAAGTTGAGTATTAAACAACAAAATTCCAGTATTTTTGAAACCATTGGATTCGGACTGGCAGAATTTGAGCAACTATTAAAACCTGATCAACCTTTCTCTGTTTGTTATACGATAGAAGAAAATGTGTGGAAAGAGCAGAAGCGCCTGCAATTGAATATTAAAGCAATAGAGATAAATAACCAATCATATAAATGA
- a CDS encoding phosphocholine-specific phospholipase C — MNSRRDFLKKAAMFSGAAGLANVIPMSIQKAMAIEADPGTTFYDAEHVVFLMQENRSFDHMFGKLSGVRGFNDPRAAILPNKNKVWLQQDASGNTFAPFHIDINKTKITWQGGLPHSWNDQVAARNKGKYDKWVPVKTLMTLGHYERTDIPFYYALADAFTICDHSFCSSLTGTTPNRLFFWSGTIRPQQNGKAVAVVNNSQAESHSGTFVDWDTFPELLEDHGVSWKVYQNELWTANLQDKRVGDWVDNYGDNPLEYVKRYNVKLSAYFRKHGDQTNKKEILTAEQVTAKYNKLSQKERNLIDKAFATNINIPGDYLELEPFTYTDDQGKKETVDIPKNDIFHQFRADVDQGKLPAVSWLVAPQRFSDHTSSPLYGTWYVSEAIDILTKNPEVWKKTIFVLTYDENDGYFDHIPPFVAPNPNDPETGKVSSKMNIDVEWEAKMGSPLGLGYRVPMLIASPWSKGGYVNSQVFDHTSSQQFLEKFLSKKTGKKIKNNNISDWRRAVCGDLTSVFRPYNGEKLVNPESLKKEEVVTSIQNAKNKPAQVTPDALTVAEIAAINTNAPFSFASPAAMPVQEKGTRKACALPYQLFAEANLNADKTAIELRFESGKTGFGQLLEPVGSAFNVTSLNPYAEVAGKNWDYAVNAGDQVTHQLQLSKFKTENYNLLVRGPNGFFRHFKGSKNDPELTVNCTYEKSGLLKEKLSGNVSILLENKGTTALTLEIKQGVYAGNPQKVQLKPKSKEQVVLNLGKNSGWYDFTILTTDEAYSRQYAGHVETGEESVSDPYMAGIL; from the coding sequence ATGAATTCCAGAAGAGACTTTTTAAAGAAAGCAGCAATGTTTTCTGGTGCTGCCGGTTTAGCCAACGTAATTCCGATGTCGATACAAAAGGCAATGGCAATTGAAGCAGATCCCGGAACCACTTTTTATGATGCAGAACACGTGGTGTTCCTGATGCAGGAAAACCGTTCTTTTGATCATATGTTTGGTAAACTGAGTGGTGTACGTGGATTTAATGATCCTCGCGCAGCAATTTTGCCCAACAAGAATAAAGTGTGGCTGCAACAGGACGCTTCTGGAAATACTTTTGCACCTTTCCACATAGATATTAACAAAACTAAAATTACCTGGCAGGGTGGGTTGCCTCATTCCTGGAATGATCAGGTTGCAGCACGTAATAAAGGGAAGTATGATAAATGGGTACCTGTAAAAACTCTCATGACCCTGGGGCACTACGAGCGTACTGATATTCCGTTTTATTATGCGCTGGCTGATGCCTTTACCATTTGTGACCATAGTTTCTGTTCTTCACTAACCGGTACTACGCCAAACAGGCTATTCTTCTGGTCAGGTACGATCCGTCCGCAGCAAAATGGAAAAGCTGTAGCAGTAGTGAATAATTCGCAGGCTGAATCTCATTCTGGTACTTTTGTAGACTGGGATACTTTCCCCGAACTGCTGGAAGACCATGGCGTATCCTGGAAGGTCTATCAGAACGAACTCTGGACAGCAAATTTACAAGATAAAAGAGTTGGTGACTGGGTAGATAACTATGGAGATAACCCTTTGGAATATGTGAAAAGATACAACGTTAAACTTTCTGCCTATTTCCGCAAACATGGTGACCAGACTAATAAAAAAGAAATTTTAACAGCAGAACAAGTTACTGCGAAATATAATAAACTGAGCCAGAAGGAAAGAAACCTGATTGATAAAGCATTTGCGACCAACATCAATATACCAGGAGATTATCTGGAGCTTGAACCCTTCACTTATACCGATGATCAGGGTAAAAAGGAGACAGTGGATATTCCTAAAAATGATATTTTCCACCAGTTCAGAGCAGATGTAGATCAGGGAAAATTACCTGCTGTTTCCTGGTTAGTTGCCCCTCAGCGCTTCTCAGATCACACCAGTTCCCCTTTATATGGAACCTGGTATGTGTCCGAAGCCATTGATATTCTGACTAAGAACCCTGAAGTCTGGAAAAAGACAATTTTTGTTTTAACTTATGATGAAAATGATGGCTATTTTGACCATATTCCACCATTTGTAGCCCCGAACCCCAATGATCCGGAGACTGGAAAAGTCTCTTCAAAAATGAATATTGATGTAGAATGGGAAGCTAAAATGGGTAGTCCGCTAGGTTTAGGTTATCGGGTACCTATGCTGATTGCTTCACCATGGAGTAAAGGAGGATATGTGAATTCACAAGTATTTGATCATACCTCTTCACAGCAATTCCTGGAGAAATTCTTAAGTAAAAAGACAGGTAAAAAGATTAAAAATAATAATATCAGTGACTGGAGAAGGGCAGTCTGCGGGGACTTAACCTCAGTATTCAGACCTTATAACGGAGAAAAACTGGTTAACCCTGAATCCCTGAAAAAAGAGGAAGTAGTGACTAGTATTCAAAATGCAAAGAATAAACCTGCACAGGTTACCCCTGATGCACTAACTGTAGCAGAAATAGCCGCAATCAATACCAACGCACCATTTTCTTTCGCATCACCAGCGGCTATGCCAGTACAAGAAAAGGGAACAAGGAAAGCCTGTGCCCTGCCTTACCAATTATTTGCAGAAGCTAATCTGAATGCAGATAAAACAGCGATAGAATTAAGATTTGAATCTGGTAAAACAGGATTTGGACAATTACTGGAACCTGTAGGTTCGGCATTCAATGTAACTTCCTTAAATCCATATGCTGAAGTAGCTGGTAAAAACTGGGATTACGCGGTTAATGCCGGAGATCAGGTAACACACCAGCTTCAGCTGAGTAAATTTAAAACTGAAAATTATAACCTGCTGGTTAGAGGCCCCAATGGATTTTTCAGACATTTTAAAGGCAGTAAAAATGATCCGGAACTTACCGTAAACTGCACTTATGAGAAATCAGGTTTGTTAAAGGAAAAACTCAGTGGAAACGTCAGTATACTATTGGAAAATAAAGGGACAACGGCTTTAACGCTGGAAATCAAACAGGGCGTATATGCAGGTAATCCGCAAAAAGTTCAATTGAAACCTAAAAGTAAAGAACAGGTTGTACTAAACCTTGGAAAGAATTCGGGCTGGTATGATTTTACAATTTTAACCACAGATGAAGCTTATAGCAGACAATATGCAGGGCACGTGGAAACAGGGGAAGAATCTGTTTCTGACCCTTACATGGCAGGAATCCTATAA
- a CDS encoding GH3 auxin-responsive promoter family protein — protein sequence MAIVNSIFTWYMKKRVHQIELFMKYPIDVQEEWFHTLISCAENTEWGKKYDYKSIETPEQFKQRVPLQNYDSLKPYIERMLQGEQNILWPSEIKWFAKSSGTTSDRSKFIPVSPEALEECHFKGGKDMISIFCNNKPSNQILTGKALVLGGSHQINQLNEDSFYGDLSAVLIKNLPMWAEYYRTPDISIALMDDYEQKMDRMAEATIKENVTNISGVPTWTIVLAKKVLEITGKKNLLEVWPNLELYFHGAVNFSPYREQFKELIPREDMYYLETYNASEGFFGIQDQKNSEEMLLMLDYGIYYEFLPLEQLCDDNPVTLSLGEVELYKNYAIIISTNAGLWRYVIGDTVQFTSLSPFRIKITGRTKHFINAFGEEVIIDNAEQAISKACRETGAAFKDYTACPIYFKGNDAGGHEWIIEFDQQPDNFEKFVDVLDQTLRDINSDYDAKRFNNMALCRPKVHNAPKDTFYNWLKSKGKLGGQHKVPRLANERKYVDEILPMLNA from the coding sequence ATGGCAATTGTAAATTCTATTTTCACCTGGTATATGAAAAAGCGTGTCCACCAGATAGAGCTTTTCATGAAATATCCGATAGATGTCCAGGAGGAATGGTTTCACACCCTGATTTCCTGTGCGGAGAACACAGAATGGGGAAAGAAATATGATTATAAGTCTATTGAAACCCCGGAACAGTTTAAACAGCGTGTTCCACTTCAAAATTACGATTCCTTAAAACCTTATATCGAACGGATGCTGCAAGGGGAACAAAATATTCTCTGGCCTTCAGAGATTAAATGGTTCGCTAAATCATCCGGTACAACCAGTGACAGAAGTAAATTTATCCCGGTCTCTCCTGAGGCTTTAGAAGAATGCCACTTTAAAGGTGGAAAGGATATGATCTCGATCTTCTGCAATAACAAACCTTCCAACCAGATCCTGACCGGGAAAGCGCTTGTATTAGGTGGCAGTCATCAAATCAACCAGTTAAATGAAGATTCTTTTTATGGAGATCTATCAGCTGTACTGATCAAAAACCTGCCAATGTGGGCGGAATACTACCGCACGCCGGATATTTCAATCGCTTTGATGGATGATTACGAACAAAAAATGGACCGTATGGCAGAGGCCACCATTAAAGAGAACGTAACCAACATTTCTGGTGTACCGACGTGGACTATTGTACTTGCTAAAAAGGTACTGGAAATTACAGGTAAAAAGAATTTACTGGAAGTATGGCCAAATCTGGAGCTTTACTTTCATGGTGCGGTTAATTTCAGTCCTTACAGAGAGCAGTTTAAAGAATTGATCCCCAGAGAGGATATGTATTACCTGGAAACCTACAATGCTTCTGAGGGCTTCTTTGGTATACAGGATCAGAAGAATTCGGAAGAGATGTTGTTAATGCTGGATTATGGGATATACTATGAGTTTTTACCTTTAGAACAGCTTTGTGATGATAACCCGGTTACCTTAAGTCTTGGAGAGGTAGAATTGTATAAAAACTATGCTATTATCATTTCTACCAATGCTGGTTTATGGCGTTATGTAATTGGAGATACGGTTCAATTTACTTCTTTATCCCCTTTCAGGATCAAAATTACAGGCCGCACTAAACATTTTATCAATGCTTTTGGCGAAGAAGTGATTATTGACAATGCGGAACAGGCGATCAGTAAAGCATGCAGGGAAACTGGTGCAGCATTTAAAGATTATACTGCCTGCCCTATTTATTTTAAAGGAAATGATGCCGGAGGACATGAATGGATCATAGAATTTGATCAGCAGCCTGATAATTTTGAGAAATTCGTAGATGTACTTGATCAGACCCTCAGAGATATCAATTCTGATTATGATGCCAAACGCTTTAACAACATGGCACTTTGCAGACCCAAAGTTCACAATGCACCAAAAGATACTTTTTATAACTGGCTGAAATCAAAAGGTAAATTGGGCGGACAACATAAAGTACCCCGTCTGGCTAATGAAAGAAAGTATGTAGATGAAATTTTACCAATGCTAAACGCTTAA
- a CDS encoding chitinase: protein MKQKGVKIIAVVLCCLCAVIPASAFKLNNSGYKDAKFAFPSLLTATAFNKLFPLRSKFYTYPSLLKAVQNLAQVKIQVEKRGPFIYKITRTDQRTGKKSIVRQDKDWNEAWAQQKEYTTVTIDYGLFCNSADQKINQKELAAFFAQAAHETRDGADGKFNDGLMLKRELDTTNAYIAANVVYPAVAGKKYYGRGPLQLSYNGNYGFASACIFGDKNKLLSDPDLILKDPVVAFETAIYFWMTPQGVKPSAHEVITGKWKPSAADQAKGWVAGFGLVTNIINGAIECNHGDAVAAMKNRTDYYQYYLRAFGVTDTRKCSCGTMQPFP, encoded by the coding sequence ATGAAACAAAAAGGCGTTAAAATTATTGCTGTTGTGCTATGTTGTTTATGTGCTGTCATCCCTGCCAGCGCTTTCAAGTTAAACAATTCTGGTTACAAAGACGCTAAGTTTGCATTTCCTTCTTTACTCACTGCTACTGCTTTTAACAAGCTTTTCCCATTGAGAAGTAAGTTCTATACTTATCCTTCTTTGCTGAAAGCTGTTCAGAATTTAGCACAGGTAAAAATTCAAGTAGAGAAAAGAGGGCCTTTTATTTATAAAATTACCAGAACTGACCAGCGCACTGGAAAAAAGAGCATTGTTCGTCAGGATAAAGATTGGAATGAGGCCTGGGCGCAGCAAAAAGAATATACGACTGTCACTATTGACTATGGTCTGTTCTGTAACAGTGCAGATCAGAAGATCAATCAAAAAGAATTGGCTGCTTTTTTTGCACAGGCCGCCCATGAAACAAGGGATGGAGCTGACGGTAAATTTAATGATGGGCTGATGCTGAAAAGAGAACTGGATACGACAAATGCCTATATCGCTGCGAATGTGGTTTATCCTGCGGTTGCGGGTAAGAAATATTACGGACGCGGCCCGCTTCAATTAAGTTATAACGGAAATTATGGCTTTGCTTCAGCCTGTATCTTTGGAGACAAAAACAAATTACTCTCTGATCCCGATCTGATCCTTAAAGACCCTGTTGTTGCTTTTGAAACTGCAATCTATTTTTGGATGACCCCTCAGGGAGTTAAACCTTCCGCACATGAAGTGATTACCGGGAAATGGAAGCCTTCAGCTGCGGATCAGGCAAAGGGCTGGGTTGCCGGATTTGGACTGGTGACCAATATTATCAATGGCGCAATTGAATGTAACCATGGAGATGCTGTAGCAGCCATGAAAAACAGAACTGATTATTATCAGTACTACTTACGTGCATTCGGTGTAACTGATACCAGGAAATGTTCCTGCGGAACTATGCAGCCCTTTCCTTAA
- a CDS encoding response regulator, translated as MNTKINLLVIDDDDINIFIIKKIVEKTGYEAKMVAKTNGSMAIEYLQELIANNEVLPHLILIDINMPVLNGWEFLDAYEKLGIQNDIDMYMLSSSVYENDIEKAKTYKTVKGFISKPLSIERLVELFEGKNSETI; from the coding sequence ATGAATACTAAAATTAACCTGTTGGTAATTGACGATGATGATATTAACATCTTCATTATTAAGAAAATTGTAGAAAAAACAGGCTATGAAGCTAAAATGGTTGCCAAGACAAATGGATCAATGGCGATTGAATACCTACAGGAATTAATAGCGAACAACGAAGTTCTTCCGCATTTGATCCTGATTGACATCAACATGCCTGTACTGAATGGCTGGGAGTTTTTAGATGCTTATGAAAAGTTAGGCATCCAGAATGATATAGATATGTACATGCTCTCTTCTTCAGTTTATGAGAATGACATTGAAAAAGCCAAAACCTATAAAACAGTAAAAGGGTTTATTTCTAAACCCCTTTCTATTGAACGTCTTGTTGAACTTTTTGAAGGCAAAAATTCAGAGACTATATAA
- the lptB gene encoding LPS export ABC transporter ATP-binding protein, whose product MILRADNLIKKYKQRTVVNDVSFSVSQGEIVGLLGPNGAGKTTSFYMIVGLIKPNEGNIYLDDEDITKDAMYRRAQKGIGYLAQEASVFRKLSVEDNILSILEMTTMTRVERQEKLEELIDEFSLHKVRRNRGDLLSGGERRRTEIARALAASPNFILLDEPFAGVDPIAVEEIQTIVAKLRNKNIGILITDHNVQETLSITDRAYLLFEGKILESGTPEVLAANEMVRKVYLGSNFVLRSKNL is encoded by the coding sequence ATGATATTAAGAGCTGATAATCTTATAAAAAAATACAAACAGCGAACGGTCGTCAACGATGTTTCGTTTAGTGTGAGTCAGGGGGAAATTGTAGGATTACTCGGCCCTAACGGAGCGGGAAAAACTACTTCCTTTTATATGATTGTAGGACTGATCAAACCCAATGAAGGTAATATCTACCTGGATGATGAAGACATCACCAAGGATGCGATGTACCGCAGGGCACAGAAAGGGATTGGTTATTTAGCACAGGAAGCCTCTGTTTTCAGAAAGCTGTCTGTTGAAGACAACATCCTGTCGATTCTGGAAATGACCACCATGACCAGGGTAGAACGTCAGGAAAAACTGGAAGAGTTGATTGATGAATTCAGTTTGCACAAAGTAAGAAGAAACCGGGGTGACCTTTTATCAGGAGGGGAACGCCGCAGGACAGAGATCGCAAGAGCACTTGCAGCAAGTCCTAATTTCATTTTACTGGATGAGCCATTTGCGGGGGTAGACCCTATTGCTGTAGAGGAAATCCAGACTATCGTTGCCAAACTCAGAAATAAAAATATCGGTATCCTGATTACCGACCACAATGTTCAGGAAACACTTTCCATTACGGACCGGGCCTATTTGCTATTTGAAGGTAAAATACTGGAGTCTGGTACTCCCGAGGTACTTGCCGCCAATGAAATGGTAAGAAAAGTCTACCTGGGTTCCAATTTTGTACTTCGCAGTAAAAACTTATAA
- a CDS encoding MBL fold metallo-hydrolase, protein MQVFTLYEGSYSVAADKKFVPFNPQTDSPKDRPGSLFIHVNPFLVKFGDKLLVLDTGLGYSNSDGELILHENIRKVGFNPEDVDYVLMSHLHFDHAGGMVHKENNGMELSFPNAAYVIQRGEWEGAFTNASSSYRTEIFDFLQRNATLIFVDETGDLIPGIKHILTGGHTPFHQAWLLEDEENKVFFGGDVLPEPEELYKKFIAKYDYDGRKSMELREEFGHTAVNEHWNCLFYHGKSKATGFIELGEEGQFKVI, encoded by the coding sequence TTGCAAGTTTTCACTTTATATGAAGGTTCTTATTCTGTAGCAGCCGACAAAAAGTTCGTCCCTTTTAATCCTCAGACAGATAGCCCCAAAGACAGACCCGGATCTCTATTTATACACGTTAACCCTTTCCTTGTTAAATTTGGGGATAAGTTATTGGTGCTGGATACCGGGCTGGGCTATAGTAACAGTGACGGAGAGTTGATTTTACATGAAAATATCCGCAAGGTAGGTTTTAATCCTGAAGATGTGGATTATGTTTTAATGTCACATCTGCATTTTGATCATGCCGGTGGTATGGTACATAAAGAAAACAATGGAATGGAGCTTAGTTTTCCGAACGCGGCTTACGTGATTCAGCGTGGAGAGTGGGAGGGTGCATTTACCAATGCTTCATCCTCTTACCGAACAGAGATTTTTGATTTTCTTCAACGGAATGCAACTTTGATTTTCGTAGATGAAACCGGTGATTTAATTCCGGGCATTAAACATATCCTCACTGGTGGGCATACCCCTTTTCACCAGGCCTGGTTATTGGAAGATGAGGAGAATAAAGTGTTTTTTGGCGGTGATGTTTTACCAGAGCCCGAAGAACTGTACAAGAAATTTATTGCCAAATATGATTACGATGGCCGCAAGTCCATGGAATTAAGAGAAGAATTTGGGCATACAGCTGTTAATGAACACTGGAACTGTCTTTTCTATCATGGTAAAAGTAAAGCGACCGGCTTTATAGAACTGGGTGAAGAAGGCCAGTTTAAAGTTATATAG